In the Nitrospirota bacterium genome, GAAGCCGTAGGAGACCATCCCCGTCCCGGCTCCCACGCCGCCTTCCGCGACCGGCCCGCTGTGCGCTTCGTCCAAGGCCCGTACGACGTCCGCCTCCGACACGTGCCGGCCCTGACTGTCGTTCAGGCGGCTGTCGTCGCATTCGGCGACGACCGGCGTGAGGGTGTCGTCCGTGATCCCGATCTCGGGATATCGCCGGATCATCCAGCTCATGACCCCGTTGGCCACGCGCGGGACGTTGAGCGTGCTGGTCAGCGCGATCGGATATTCGAGGAAGCCGGACTCGGCCACCCAGGCCAGGCCGGTCATCTCGCCGGTGCCGTTGAGCACGAAGGCTCCCGCCGGGACCTTCTTGTGCCAGACGTCGTCGCGGGGCACGACCACCGTGACGCCGGTGCGGACCGGTCCCTCCCCCGGCTTGAGCGCCCCCTGCCCCTTGATCAGCGTCACGTGCCCGACCTTCACCCCGGCCACATCCGTGATCGCGTTGCGCGGCCCCGGCTGGTAGCGGCCGACGACGATGCCCAGGTCCCGCGCTCGAAACCGTGGCTCCTCGCCGGCTTGGGCTGAAACGGACGGGCCCAGGAGCGCCAGCGCGATCGCCGCCGACAGGGCCCGGTTGCGCATGGACGTGCATCTTCTCATGGACGGTCCTTTTCGGCCGGCGCGAGCGGGGTCTGGCAGGCCGGGCACCGGTCCAGCCCGGCCAGGTCGATGAGCCAGGAGCTGTGCGGGCGGCTGGCGGCCATCAGCCAGACCAGCTTGGCCTGGCACCGCGGACAGCGGAGCGCCGTGATGAGCCAGACGAAGGTGGCGCAGGCCAGGAAGAAGCCGCAGGCCATCAGGGCCTGGAATCGTCCGCCGCCCGCGCCGAGCGTGAAGAAGGCCAGGGTGAAGCAGGCGAGGGCCAGACCGAACCCGGCGAGCGTGACGCACAGCTTCCAAGCCTGTCCGGACTCGATGATCCAGTTGGACGACTCGCGGCTCACGCCCACTGGCTGCCCCATAGTTGCCGTCCGGAGTCTAACAAGCTCGTGAGGCCCGGGCA is a window encoding:
- a CDS encoding P1 family peptidase, with the protein product MRRCTSMRNRALSAAIALALLGPSVSAQAGEEPRFRARDLGIVVGRYQPGPRNAITDVAGVKVGHVTLIKGQGALKPGEGPVRTGVTVVVPRDDVWHKKVPAGAFVLNGTGEMTGLAWVAESGFLEYPIALTSTLNVPRVANGVMSWMIRRYPEIGITDDTLTPVVAECDDSRLNDSQGRHVSEADVVRALDEAHSGPVAEGGVGAGTGMVSYGFKGGIGTASRRLPEGDGAYTVGVLVNANHGRREELIVAGVPVGKLYDAPKAAVPPGGEGSIIIVIATDAPLDGRQLGRLARRAALGLARTGSTARHGSGDFMLAFSTGNTIPHYPKERTYPMTHLADTHLNPLLAATVEATEEAILNALTMASTMEGRDGRRVEAISLSRLRTLVGAGR